A single genomic interval of Phycisphaeraceae bacterium harbors:
- a CDS encoding TAT-variant-translocated molybdopterin oxidoreductase: protein MPPLNDRDSASPSGGCGSSESPAPLSGRRWWRSIEEKTPSPELLEQLGREFPEGASELPDGEDRRTFIKLMGASMALAGIGLSGCRRWPEEKILPYAVRPADRIPGTPVIYATATEYGGVGMGLLATSFDGRPIKLDGNAETWMGGGTSTLAQASIIALYNPERSIEAHERGAPSTDANFSVWAVERFAALKARGGEGLAFLSEAFSGPTFADMKARVMKAFPKALWATWEPLSNDAALEGTALAFGSPRRVIPDFSRADVIVSLDDDFLNASPISPRLTRDFAQGRRPNGADPKHATLSRLYAFESTLSVTGMNADERFAVQRSIIPAIAAHIAGSLEVPSNPAIEACRRLGANFSPDQLGHGRTEAYAKLLDDLRAARGRGVVVAGPGQPAVVHAICALINDALGNSGATVRYVPALESPSLPQIKALVDALQAGRVETLVMLGGNPVYTAPADLDFGSAMTKAREVIHLSLEVNETSQHSACTWHLPAAHYLECWGDVRNWDHSISIQQPLILPLVPDDQKARSPIEMLAMIAGDGPTEGEQLVRRTHTSGPPGLAAEVAWRRMLERGSVPGSAATAEGRPAVNAAAIASGLDAHGTTMPRAAAGGLEVVFFNDMKVFDGRFGSIGWLQELPDPVTKITWDNAALLSPKTAAKLGVSKGEIVRLAAGGRSIDAAVWPLPGHADDSISIALGYGRRECGSSIARDAGFNAYALRTSSAPWVHADASVTKAGGRYAFAHTQDHGVSEAIIPAVPHQGIQARLPSLVRQGTLSEYRDHPDFAAHRTHVMHRLSLWEETNLDGAKYRWAMSVDLSTCTGCSACVVACQAENNIPIVGKDQVARGRELHWIRIDRYFRGDDIDRPDGFAICPVTCMQCENAPCEQVCPVAATVHDDEGLNNMVYNRCIGTRYCSNNCPYKVRRFNFFDYQRRTPIREQKGMLAVEPEYFIETGPHIRLRMQFNPEVTVRMRGVMEKCTFCVQRIQSAKIRAKNAWTRKGGTASGESTWTIPDGTITTACQDACPAGAIVFGDLNDPKSRVSALHGDPRSYQMLEELNTKTRLRYMARVTNPAVGGDGGHGHASNGRATNGTGGQGGAA from the coding sequence ATGCCACCGCTGAACGACCGCGACTCCGCGTCTCCGTCCGGCGGCTGCGGCTCCTCGGAGTCGCCCGCCCCTCTGAGTGGGCGCCGCTGGTGGCGCTCGATTGAAGAGAAGACCCCATCGCCGGAACTGCTTGAGCAGCTCGGTCGCGAGTTCCCCGAAGGCGCGTCGGAGCTTCCCGACGGCGAGGATCGTCGAACCTTCATCAAGCTGATGGGCGCGTCGATGGCGCTCGCGGGCATCGGGCTCTCGGGGTGCCGGCGCTGGCCCGAGGAGAAGATCCTTCCCTACGCGGTTCGCCCCGCCGATCGCATTCCCGGCACGCCCGTCATCTACGCGACAGCAACGGAGTACGGCGGCGTCGGCATGGGCCTGCTGGCCACCAGCTTCGACGGCCGCCCGATCAAGCTCGACGGCAACGCCGAGACATGGATGGGCGGCGGAACCAGCACGCTCGCGCAGGCGAGCATCATCGCGCTCTACAACCCGGAGCGCAGCATCGAAGCGCATGAGCGGGGCGCGCCGTCCACCGATGCGAATTTCAGCGTGTGGGCCGTCGAGCGCTTCGCGGCGCTCAAGGCGCGGGGCGGCGAGGGACTTGCCTTCCTCTCCGAGGCCTTTAGTGGTCCGACCTTCGCCGACATGAAGGCACGCGTGATGAAGGCCTTCCCGAAGGCGCTCTGGGCCACCTGGGAGCCGCTCTCCAATGACGCGGCGCTCGAGGGCACCGCGTTGGCCTTCGGATCGCCGCGGCGCGTCATCCCCGACTTCTCCCGCGCGGATGTGATCGTCTCGCTCGATGACGACTTCCTCAACGCGTCGCCGATCTCGCCGAGGCTGACGCGCGACTTCGCGCAGGGGCGTCGCCCGAATGGAGCCGATCCGAAGCACGCGACGCTCTCCCGACTCTATGCCTTCGAGAGCACGCTCTCGGTCACGGGCATGAATGCCGACGAGCGATTTGCCGTGCAGCGCTCGATCATTCCCGCGATTGCGGCGCACATCGCCGGCTCGCTCGAAGTTCCGTCCAATCCGGCGATCGAGGCGTGCCGTCGCCTTGGCGCCAACTTCAGTCCCGACCAACTCGGCCACGGCCGCACCGAGGCCTACGCCAAGCTTCTCGATGATCTTCGCGCGGCGCGCGGTCGCGGCGTCGTAGTCGCCGGCCCCGGCCAGCCCGCGGTGGTTCATGCGATCTGTGCGCTCATCAACGATGCGCTCGGGAACAGCGGCGCGACGGTGCGCTATGTGCCAGCGCTCGAGAGTCCCTCGCTGCCGCAGATCAAGGCGCTGGTGGATGCGCTCCAGGCCGGTCGAGTCGAGACGCTCGTCATGCTCGGCGGCAACCCCGTCTACACCGCGCCTGCCGACCTCGACTTCGGCAGCGCGATGACCAAGGCGCGCGAAGTGATTCACCTCTCCCTCGAGGTGAACGAGACTTCGCAGCACTCCGCCTGCACATGGCACCTGCCCGCGGCGCACTATCTCGAGTGCTGGGGCGATGTCCGAAACTGGGATCACTCGATCTCCATTCAGCAGCCGCTCATTCTGCCGCTCGTGCCCGATGATCAGAAGGCTCGAAGCCCCATCGAGATGCTGGCGATGATCGCTGGCGACGGGCCGACCGAGGGCGAGCAGCTCGTGCGGCGCACGCACACTTCGGGACCACCGGGACTCGCGGCCGAAGTGGCGTGGCGCCGCATGCTCGAACGCGGCTCCGTGCCCGGCTCCGCGGCCACTGCCGAGGGGCGCCCCGCCGTCAACGCCGCAGCGATCGCGAGCGGCCTGGACGCTCACGGCACCACCATGCCTCGCGCCGCTGCCGGCGGACTCGAAGTCGTCTTCTTCAATGACATGAAGGTCTTCGACGGCCGCTTCGGATCGATCGGCTGGCTCCAGGAGTTGCCCGATCCCGTCACGAAGATCACCTGGGACAACGCCGCGCTCCTGAGCCCGAAGACTGCGGCAAAGCTCGGCGTCTCCAAGGGCGAGATCGTGCGGCTCGCCGCCGGTGGGCGCTCGATCGACGCGGCGGTCTGGCCGCTGCCGGGGCACGCCGATGACTCGATTTCAATCGCGCTCGGCTATGGCCGACGCGAGTGCGGCTCGTCGATTGCGCGCGACGCGGGCTTCAACGCCTACGCCCTGCGCACCAGCAGCGCGCCATGGGTGCACGCCGACGCCTCGGTCACCAAGGCGGGTGGTCGATACGCCTTCGCTCACACGCAGGATCACGGCGTCTCCGAAGCGATCATTCCCGCGGTGCCGCACCAGGGCATCCAGGCGCGACTGCCGTCGCTCGTGCGGCAGGGCACGCTCTCTGAGTATCGCGATCACCCCGACTTCGCCGCGCATCGCACCCATGTGATGCACCGCCTCAGCCTCTGGGAGGAGACGAACCTCGACGGCGCGAAGTACCGCTGGGCGATGTCGGTTGACCTTTCGACCTGCACCGGCTGCTCGGCGTGCGTCGTCGCCTGCCAGGCGGAGAACAACATTCCAATCGTCGGCAAGGACCAGGTGGCTCGCGGACGCGAACTGCACTGGATCCGCATCGACCGCTACTTCCGTGGCGACGACATCGATCGCCCCGACGGCTTCGCGATCTGCCCCGTCACCTGCATGCAGTGCGAGAACGCTCCATGCGAGCAGGTGTGCCCGGTCGCCGCAACGGTGCACGACGATGAGGGGCTGAACAACATGGTCTACAACCGCTGCATCGGCACCCGCTATTGCAGCAACAACTGCCCCTACAAGGTGCGTCGCTTCAACTTCTTCGACTACCAGCGGCGCACCCCGATTCGAGAGCAGAAGGGGATGCTGGCGGTCGAACCCGAGTACTTCATCGAGACTGGGCCCCACATCAGGCTTCGCATGCAGTTCAACCCCGAGGTCACCGTTCGCATGCGCGGCGTGATGGAGAAGTGCACCTTCTGCGTGCAGCGCATCCAGTCGGCGAAGATTCGTGCGAAGAACGCCTGGACTCGCAAGGGTGGCACCGCGAGCGGCGAATCGACATGGACCATTCCCGACGGCACGATCACCACCGCCTGTCAGGACGCCTGCCCGGCCGGTGCCATCGTCTTCGGCGACCTCAATGATCCCAAGAGCCGTGTCAGCGCCCTGCACGGCGATCCTCGCAGCTACCAGATGCTTGAGGAGCTGAACACCAAGACCAGACTTCGCTACATGGCGCGGGTGACGAACCCTGCCGTGGGTGGAGATGGTGGACACGGCCACGCGTCCAATGGCCGCGCGACGAATGGCACCGGCGGTCAGGGAGGTGCCGCGTGA
- the nrfD gene encoding polysulfide reductase NrfD, producing MDRFGEVTHQVARVAESRKAPLAWYIAFVLSMGLVGLLGFCVTYLVFAGVGVWNLNNPVMWAFDITNFVFWVGIGHAGTLISAILFLFRQKWRTGINRFAEAMTIFAVICAGLFPGIHVGRVWLAYWLFPVPNSMEMWPQFRSPLLWDVFAVGTYFTVSLVFWYVGLIPDLATLRDRAKGTIRQLGYGLFALGWRGSNRHWHRYEVAYLLLAALATPLVLSVHSVVSFDFAVSQLPGWHTTIFPPYFVAGAIFSGFAMVVTLAVPARQLFGLKDLITLRHLDNMNKIILVTGCMVGYAYAMEFFIAWYSGALYEKFAFVNRAFGQYWWAYAIMVSCNVITPQLFWFKAIRTSIPLMFVLSLVVNIGMWFERYVIIVSSLANDFLPSSWDKYAPTWVEIGTMIGSFGLFGVLFLLFCRYLPMIAIAEVKATMPQADPHWSGYGHHGSNNGHGGHGASHGHPSVSGAALASPAPETPQTPGDPRT from the coding sequence ATGGATCGCTTCGGCGAGGTCACTCACCAGGTGGCCCGGGTGGCCGAGTCGCGGAAGGCGCCGCTCGCGTGGTACATCGCCTTCGTGCTGAGCATGGGGCTCGTGGGCCTGCTCGGCTTCTGCGTGACCTATCTCGTCTTCGCGGGTGTCGGCGTCTGGAACCTGAACAACCCGGTGATGTGGGCCTTCGACATCACCAACTTCGTCTTCTGGGTCGGCATCGGTCACGCGGGCACGCTCATCAGCGCCATCCTCTTCCTCTTCAGGCAGAAGTGGCGCACCGGCATCAACCGCTTCGCCGAAGCGATGACCATCTTCGCCGTCATCTGCGCGGGTCTCTTCCCCGGCATCCATGTCGGTCGCGTCTGGCTCGCGTACTGGCTCTTCCCCGTGCCGAACTCGATGGAGATGTGGCCGCAGTTCCGAAGCCCGCTCCTCTGGGATGTCTTTGCGGTCGGCACCTACTTCACCGTGTCACTGGTGTTCTGGTATGTCGGCCTCATTCCCGACCTCGCGACGCTGCGAGATCGGGCCAAGGGCACCATCCGGCAGCTTGGGTACGGTCTCTTCGCCCTCGGATGGCGCGGCAGCAATCGCCACTGGCACCGCTATGAAGTGGCCTACCTGCTGCTCGCGGCGCTGGCGACGCCGCTGGTGCTCTCCGTGCACTCGGTCGTCTCCTTCGACTTCGCCGTGAGCCAGCTTCCCGGCTGGCACACGACCATCTTCCCGCCGTACTTCGTCGCGGGCGCCATCTTCAGCGGCTTCGCCATGGTGGTTACGCTCGCGGTCCCGGCGCGACAGCTCTTCGGGCTCAAGGACCTGATCACGCTGCGGCACCTCGACAACATGAACAAGATCATCCTGGTGACGGGATGCATGGTGGGCTACGCCTACGCGATGGAGTTCTTCATCGCGTGGTACTCCGGCGCTCTCTATGAGAAGTTCGCCTTCGTCAACCGCGCCTTCGGCCAGTACTGGTGGGCCTACGCCATCATGGTGAGCTGCAATGTCATCACCCCGCAGCTCTTCTGGTTCAAGGCGATTCGAACGAGCATTCCGTTGATGTTCGTCCTGAGCCTGGTGGTGAACATCGGCATGTGGTTCGAGCGCTATGTGATCATCGTCTCGAGCCTCGCGAACGACTTCCTCCCGTCCTCGTGGGACAAGTACGCACCCACCTGGGTCGAGATCGGGACCATGATCGGCAGCTTCGGCCTCTTCGGAGTGCTCTTCCTTCTCTTCTGCCGATACCTGCCGATGATCGCGATCGCCGAGGTCAAGGCGACCATGCCCCAGGCGGATCCGCACTGGAGCGGCTACGGCCATCACGGCTCGAACAATGGTCACGGCGGCCATGGCGCTTCCCACGGCCACCCCTCGGTGTCCGGCGCCGCACTGGCCTCGCCCGCACCGGAGACTCCGCAGACCCCGGGAGATCCCCGCACATGA
- a CDS encoding DUF3341 domain-containing protein, protein MSTVTTPAPAVPIRSAGAGTRLWGLIAEFDNPAQIVAAAERVRDAGYALWDCHTPFPVHGLDAAMGIRRTILPVLVFMAGLTGATLALALQVFTNGTSLSIWALVWVTGYPFLISGKPLWSIPAFIPVMFELTVLFSAMTTAGGMFLLNGLPRLFHPLFTNRRFLRATDDRFFISIDARDPNFLRSRTEALLKSLGARTVEAVEE, encoded by the coding sequence ATGAGTACCGTCACCACTCCCGCTCCCGCCGTGCCCATCCGCAGTGCAGGCGCGGGCACGCGCCTCTGGGGGTTGATCGCCGAGTTCGACAATCCCGCGCAGATCGTCGCGGCTGCGGAGCGCGTCCGCGACGCGGGCTACGCGCTCTGGGATTGCCATACGCCATTCCCCGTGCACGGCCTCGATGCCGCCATGGGCATTCGGCGCACCATCCTTCCTGTGCTCGTCTTCATGGCCGGGCTGACCGGTGCCACGCTGGCGCTCGCCCTTCAGGTCTTCACCAACGGCACCAGCCTTTCGATCTGGGCCCTCGTTTGGGTGACGGGATATCCCTTCCTCATCAGCGGCAAGCCGCTCTGGAGCATCCCCGCGTTCATCCCGGTGATGTTCGAACTGACGGTGCTCTTCTCCGCCATGACGACGGCGGGCGGCATGTTCCTCCTCAACGGACTTCCGCGCCTCTTCCATCCCCTCTTCACGAATCGGCGATTCCTTCGGGCGACCGACGACCGGTTCTTCATTTCCATCGACGCCCGTGATCCGAACTTCCTGCGGAGCCGCACCGAGGCTCTGCTGAAGTCCCTCGGAGCGCGCACCGTCGAGGCGGTGGAGGAGTAA
- a CDS encoding cytochrome c: MPPRALIFGGLLVVLLLLIPPAVIARIRSEPSPNRPVRLFQDMAFQSRFNPQSENPLFADLRAMRPPILGAVARGELRADGHLDAGVVDGAWATTLPPNPETQASLEFLERGRARFNIYCALCHGYAGGGDGVINQRAMELLTNINGPVNGTTWVQAKNLVHDETVVTQPIGQIYNTITHGIRNMAGYESQISVQDRWAIALYVKALQRSQNARESDVPADLRSRLD, translated from the coding sequence ATGCCACCCCGCGCACTCATCTTCGGCGGCCTCCTCGTCGTGCTGCTGCTTCTCATCCCCCCGGCGGTGATCGCACGCATCCGCTCCGAGCCGAGCCCCAACCGGCCCGTGCGCCTCTTCCAGGACATGGCGTTCCAGTCGCGATTCAACCCCCAGTCGGAGAATCCGCTCTTTGCCGACCTTCGCGCCATGCGACCGCCGATCCTTGGCGCGGTGGCCCGGGGCGAGCTCCGCGCGGATGGTCACCTCGACGCTGGTGTGGTCGACGGCGCCTGGGCCACGACGCTTCCACCCAACCCCGAGACGCAGGCATCGCTTGAGTTCCTCGAGCGCGGACGGGCCCGCTTCAACATCTATTGCGCGCTCTGCCACGGCTACGCCGGTGGCGGTGATGGCGTCATCAATCAGCGGGCGATGGAACTGCTGACCAACATCAACGGTCCGGTGAACGGCACCACCTGGGTTCAGGCGAAGAACCTGGTGCACGACGAAACCGTCGTGACCCAGCCGATCGGCCAGATCTACAACACCATCACGCACGGCATCCGCAACATGGCCGGCTACGAGTCGCAGATTTCCGTCCAGGATCGTTGGGCGATCGCGCTCTATGTGAAGGCGCTTCAGCGCAGCCAGAACGCCCGTGAGAGCGATGTTCCCGCCGACCTGCGGTCCCGACTCGACTGA